Genomic DNA from Stigmatopora argus isolate UIUO_Sarg chromosome 13, RoL_Sarg_1.0, whole genome shotgun sequence:
TAGTGCGTCAATTTTTTCAATCGATGAATGGACttacaaaacattaaaataccTTTCCACAAGTTTTATTTACTCTGAAACATTCCAGCTGTTCGTGAGAAATAAACATAACAGGAGGGTTAAATTACACAGATGAACACGgatctttttttatcatttgtggATAGCCAAAGTAAATACGACCTACATTCAGACCCCCAAACGGAACTGTGACTGACATACTTTTGGACTATTACCAGCCGTAGTTCACCAGTGGATTTAATCTtgtgcaaaaaaacaatcaaacatcAAGTGTAATGACTGATATCATTCCAAACAGACTAACAAATCAGATTTACTCATTGGCatcaatccattttggctgggagggcTCTTGGCCAATGACCACTGCCGTTAATGGCGCTAAAACGTCATTCACAGCCATCCCTCCAAGTTCAAAAtggttggatgtctatcactgtcaatggcagtcaatgagtttagTGTAATGACTGATGTCAATCACATAAAGTGCTGGCGCAACCACAATCACAGATGCGGGAGACTCGAAAAAGACAATTCTACCTAGGAAAGCTGTAATTACAAAGAGGGAGCAATAAGTAAACGGAATGACAGTGGGAAAACCTTGGTAAAAAAAGGGTTTTGCTACTGCATGCAAAATTGCAGTTCGGAAAGTTCAAGACAAATGAAGGGATTTCCCTCTCTTCTTCCACACATCTATTAACCCGGACTTTGGTAACTGATAGCTATTGAAGCGACTGCATAGGTTGTTGGTTTTCTCCCTGGTTGAGGAATATACAGCTGAGACTTATCCAAAGCACCACCTGCATCACCTGAATAGGGTCATTTGCATAAGCCTTTACCCAAGCAAAAACAGACTTGAGATGCTAGTGCTGCTGTTTggtcacagtaaaaaaaaaatcccaaactgTGTAACTAACACAAGACTATGGCTAAGACACTTCAAGCACCAATGACATAAATGCAACGCTGAATGTTGTCTCGTTATGCTTTGTTCATGAGTATGTGATTTACATCCAATTGACTTTAAATTAAGACAGGCAGAATTTTTCAACCATTTTGTCTTGACATAAGCTTGTGCTTAAATATGTAGTAAACCGCATTCACTCATGAACATTGTTACTGTACCAAAGAGACAAGCATAACTGAGTTCAGGAGAAATCTGTAATCTGAAATTCAGGCTTGGATGACGCAACTGACCTCGACTCACTGCTTCTCCACTCAACTGGCTAGATGTAAAGATGTTAATAACGCTGCAGTGGGAGATGTATAttcactgtatatatttttatatacccATAACACCAAACTACAGTATAATGATATATACCAACAAAGATCACcatgaaaggcattttagatagCATTGTCAGGGGAGGGATTGCCATCCGTCCGGACTTTCTGCTCAGGTGAGCAGCAGAGGAACAGACGAGGGCCAAGACTCTTGAAGGCGAAGTAGAAATACATCATGTGGCCCGTCGCCACAAACGACACGGAGATGATGACCAGCAAACCAAAGGCCTCAGGGTTGGGTGCCAGGATAACCATGATAAAGTGCAGCAGGTCCAAGAGGTAATTCATGGAGTTTTGGACGCCATTGATCACGCCTCGCTCTGACTCGATCACGTTCTCCTGGATCAGCTGAGTCACCGTCAGGTCAAAGGACCACAGGCCTGGATGGGGGAAATGGCACGTAGTCAATTTACGATGACACTAAACTTCGCTGGAGGAACTGCGTCATTATTGGGATCAAGGGTTGAAAGTAATTGCACTGACAGTCTCTGTGCAAACTGGATTTTAGCCTCAAAGTTCAAGCGACTTTATGAaaattataaaagacaatatcCTGACAGATCAGCAAAATGCTCTAAAATGACGAACGAGCAACTAGGTTTGGAGTATAATTACTTTTGGACCTTCTATCATCAGGACTGAGAACAAAACTCCAGACATCCCCAAATGTTAAACTAGAAGTGGTCAAATAAGGTGAGCTGGTTATACTTACCGACCCTTGCAGCAATGACGCCTGCAAATAGCAAACTGACAGACACGTAGTTGCGGCTCAGCATCTCTTCACTCGGCGGACTGGTGGTGGTTAGGTTCCCGATGGTGAGAATGCCCTCGATGCTCTCAATCATGGGCAGGGTCTTTTCCCCGATGACCTGGGCGTACACCTCCTGAAAGGGCGAAACGCTGAGATCCATGGGGCTCCCGGGTGCGAAGACGGAGAAGACGCAGAGCATAAGGGACAAGAGCTGAGCCACCCCAGAGATGAAACCAGTCCTGATTAGGCCACACTTTTTTCGGACCCACGTGAAGGCGACTGTGCCGCAGATGCCCGACACCGCCGAGGCACCCATCAGGAGACTGAGGACCGATCCGTTGAGACCCTGGGTGTAGGCGTAGCCCGTGGTGATACAATCAAAACCCAGCACGGTCATGTAGAGGAAAGCCAGGGATATCCCGGCGAAGAAGATGCTCTGGTTGTAGTAGGCCTTCCAGCCGGCTTGCAGGGTGCGCAGCGGTTCGGTGACTTTGTAGCAGCGGCTTTGCTTTTTGGGGACCTTGACCATGACCTTGAGTGTCGGCGATGTTGCTTCTATCATGGGTTGAGAGGACTCCTCGGGATTTTGGGTTGTCTTGGATTCTGAAAAACACAACTGGGGATTACCATGGACTACTACTCTCATTCACTGTGGAATTCAAGGATGCTTGAAGAACAGTTTATTTCAAAGGTGCTTTGTCCTGGGGAAGCAGTTAGACTGCGTCTCAAGAACTACATCTATTCTGAACTGAAATACTACAGGCAAATTTTCAGAACTCGTACTTTGACAAACTATGACAGGAGAATTTGCGTAAATTAATGAAGACAGTTCTGCCAAGTACCTGGGTCGGGGCTCAGTTGTTTGAGCTCCTCTTCGTTTTGCTCCTTGTGTCCCGACTTGACGGCCAATGCTGGCGTCTTCTGGTAGACCTTCCATAGCACCATGTATTCCAGAAACATGGACAACAGGTTCCAGCCCGAAATGAAGCCACAGCCAATGAAGTGGGAGCCGAAGGCCATGATTTGGCCCACGAGCATGGGAGCCAGGATGTTGGTCAGTTGGTCGATAATCCGCAAGGTGGCATTCATATCTGTCGGATGAGAGGGTTACTACAGTCCACTTGTAGATATTTCAGTTTGATTACAAGCTCTGACATGAAATGTAAAACGGCAGGTTTAAAGTCCATGTCAGACGTGATAAAGGACCACGTGAAGCCCACATTTGCAAACGATAAGTGCCAACACCGACCTGCCAACTTGCTGCTGTCCTGACCTGCCACAACCACCACCCAGTCCCTTTGGATGGTGATGGACATCGCCGTACTGGCAAGGTTGGCGACGTTGGCAACGCTTATCACCAGGATGTAGCAGGTGGTCTGGAAAAATAGTGTATATGTTCAGTAGCATGCGAGTGAGAAAGTTGGGTCAAAGTTCCTTTCACAGCCTATTTTCTATACTGCTTGTCTTATTAGGGTTGCTGTTGAATCCACATTCAAACTCCTAATATTGAAGGTGACAGGCAGATGTGCACCGCCTGCCCGCCTTCTTAAAAATGCCAGAGCAGATACTTGCCATTCTTTGCCCAGTATAGTGAGTGTTCACCCTCTGGGTTTACATATCCATAGTTTAAACACTATCCATAGATGTTACATATTACTCATCAGCCCATCTTTGCTATTTTGAGCTAGGATCAGCATGATGATTGGTAAACCAGCTAACATCTTTAATagtcttttttcccttttgttaaCTTTTGTATAGCATCATTTTATGGAAATTCAAATCTCAAAATATCCTAAATGTGCCTTGCCTAACAAAGGAACTAAAAATATGAGCGCAACATGCACTGATTTCACTTTTGCATGGTCCAACCCAACTGCTGCTTCTCCTGCTGCAGGCTGGTCAgaatagcaacaacaaaaatgcatcAACAGGCCTGGCCACATTTCACTGTGTCATATGACCGGCTTTGAAGAACCCGTTGACTTGCACAACCCTTCAAAAAGACCCCCAACAGTAGTCCAACAAGTGCAAACAAGCCTTTAGCGCTCACTAGGCCATTGTTTGGCTTCTGTTAAGGCCTAAAAATTAAAAGGCTAATCCGTTTTAGGACGTGATAACTACATTTTTTGAAGCAAAAATACTCTGTCAACCATTTTGTGCCGAACTTCCATGATAACGTTTTAATTGCCCATGATACTGACATGGAAGTTCATATCAGTCAGTGGGTATGATTTGTTGGGTCAGACTTTTTGTACCTCAGGTAAAAgggcagagggaaaaaaaagtttccagcGAGATTATGTAGCTAATATATGGGCGTCTTACCAGCAGCCATCCATTGTATAACTCCGCAAGCTGCgctttaaaatggaaaaccacCATGAGGAGACCTCCACAAGCGATGACGCAACTGTTCTGGACGACCAAAGATGTCTGGGCCACTGTGGGTGTGCAAAAATAGCCATTAAGGATAGACGTGAACAAATAGAACAGATTTGCTTGTTTGGTCATTCCAGTGCTCCTGTGGTGAACCCTTTTTCCCTTTCAATGAGTTTACTGCACTCTGGTCCATTCAAGTGctctttgtctttgttaaatGTGCTTGACAGAATGGTTTTATGGCCAGAAATGTGCGAGTTATAATGGACTGATTTACTATTGTAGTAGATATTATGGACCAAATTTATGACAGGTAAACTTGAAATATTTTATATCTACATGTTAACCTTTTGTGTAAGCGGGTTTATTCAGCCAGTCCAGAAATTGGTCTCACCTTTGAGTCTGGGGTTCCTGTCCACCCAGTCACCGATGATGGCCCCCAGCAGCAGTACAGAGCCAGCCACTACCAAACCATACACGGCCGTCAACAATAAACTGTCTCCATAGAGCTCCACTAGAAACACAGCCACGGCAAAATTCCACATTCGGTCCCCCTGTGAATTAAAACAGTATGAAGGAGAATTGACATTGAAATTATGTGCTCACACAATATTGAATTTTATAAACTAAGTTATAACTGACTCTTAAATAATGAAATTCAATTACAATTCAGTGGTTTCTTCAGTGCACGTTAGATTTTGAAAGTATAATGACATAATCCTATCCAAGTCATTGTCCTCATGAGGTGATCTAAGAACCATTTCTTCAATAGACCTGATATGAAGTTTGCTGAAAAGATGGGTACATTTTGGATTGGCCGCACACTTTAGGCTGAATTTACCAAGCACGGCTATTTTTGTAATGTATTATTCTAATTTCTAGAACCTTATAAAAGCAAGAGAAACAGGTAACCTGCACCGTGGTGATGCACGACAATGTAATAACGTTCTGTTGATGCACGATTATGTTAAAAGATCCTCAACAATATACGATAgcacttcaaaataaatttacatACCCATGTTGACATTGCATGTCCCATATAGATGAGCAATTTTGATGAAGTAAAGAAATTTTGCAAGGATTCTGCACAGCGGAGGAGAAACAATAGGCGAAAAATTCGTTAAAACGAAGAAAAATTGAAACAACAGAATGTCACTTGCTCCTTACCACAACATGTCTTCTTGGCTGGAGAGTTTTCcatgtttattaagaaaaacGGTTGCTTTGGATGTAGGAAGatcctttttttccagtgttacTCGGCTCGGTAACAATAAGATCAAAACAATCAAATGTAAGCGACGTCTCTTGCTCTCGTTTTCCTCCTCTCCAAACTTAGCTATCACTGTAGCTGAAGTCGGAAAGAAAAGCCTCACTAAGTGGCCGAGCAAGTACGAAAACCGGCAAAATGCagcttgatttttattttttggccccCAAACGTCACTGGGCTTTCGACGCCTCTTTTACTCTGGAGCTGTGTTTACGTCTGCTCGGATATAAGCGCTCCCCTCCCAACCCCCATGTCACATGATCCGCCCCTGAGTCACGTGATGAAGCCAGACCGATGCTGCCCTCAAGTGAATTGTCCATActcaatttttcttttctttctgctAAAATACAATCAAAACGTGCTGAACGTGACTCTTGAAGCCAACATATGAGCAGCAATTAACTCTACTAAAAGTAATCTTTGCCTCCAAAATATTTGGCTCCACACTCAAATTCAGCATTTTTCAATGAATAATAACAGTAAtgcgttgttttttttctccccactaCCGTATTACATTAACTTTCCTCTTTAATATTCCAACACTTAAATGTTAGTTTTcaattgatgattttgtgaCTTCCATACTAGaagtttgaattcaaatttgtatacagtttctttgttttgtaatattttcttgttttattttggatACATTTTGGATACATTTTGGATATATGAATTAAAACAGTATGAAggagaatttatttattttaaatgttagtTTTCAAATGGTGATTTTGTCACTTCCACACTAGaagtttgaattcaaatttgtattctttttttttaataattgtagAATTGCCGTATTTGTTTCGTTTATTTTATAGCATTTTACAGTTTCtttgttttgtaatattttcttgttttattttggatACATTTTGGATATATGAATTAAAGCAGTATGAAGgagaatttatttattatttatttattgtagacACTGGTCTTGGACCAGTGTTTATCATTTTGGTCAGTATGAGAGTCTTAGTAActaaaatattaacaaaaagAACTGGACTAACTGGTCTAAACATGTAGCCAAACAAGCAATTAGTGACCAGTGTGTCAGCATTTCATGATGACTTGCATTGTGGACCTGTCCAAAACACTGACACACATGTAAAGCCCATGTAAAGAAGGATTAAGTTGGGGGGATGGTGTCAAATTGTAACTGGAGAAGATGATCAACACCCAAGTGACCGACCACCTGACTTTTTTTTGGCCTTACCTACCTTTAGACAACAACATGGGCTTGGCACGCTCATGGCGGCCCGAGGTCGATAAACATTCCTATTTGAAAATGCTATCTGACCTTGTTTCTGAGAAGTGAGATAATCAACATTTAACAGCTGTTTTTGATCGATACATTGTGTACCGTGTAGTACGCTATTCACACACAGCTGTTTTGTGTGATTGTGGAGCATTTAATGTTTCGGATCATCAATCAAATGTATATATCAGGCAACGATAACCCGAGTAAACATAAGCTGCAGTTTAAAATGGTGATTTACCTTTTGAGGGGaagaaaaactatttaaagTACCGAAAAAAGTAATGCCGCCTAAATAGAATAACGACCATAACTGAATTTAAGGATTTTTCTTTAGGTTTTCTTCATCTTTGTGGCCCACTCTTCCTTGCACAATTGTTTGACCTCAGGGCGTTGGCGTGTTTTCAAACATGCTTCAACAGCTTTTTTAAGGTCATGCCAGCGTAATTTAAACAGATTCAAGTCTGGACTTTAACTAGACCGTTCCAAAACCTTCATTTACAAGGTGTTCTAGATGTCCTGGGCCAAATTGACATGGAAAACCTTGAAAACTGTTAAGGTTATGTAA
This window encodes:
- the slc40a1 gene encoding solute carrier family 40 member 1, with the protein product MENSPAKKTCCESLQNFFTSSKLLIYMGHAMSTWGDRMWNFAVAVFLVELYGDSLLLTAVYGLVVAGSVLLLGAIIGDWVDRNPRLKVAQTSLVVQNSCVIACGGLLMVVFHFKAQLAELYNGWLLTTCYILVISVANVANLASTAMSITIQRDWVVVVAGQDSSKLADMNATLRIIDQLTNILAPMLVGQIMAFGSHFIGCGFISGWNLLSMFLEYMVLWKVYQKTPALAVKSGHKEQNEEELKQLSPDPESKTTQNPEESSQPMIEATSPTLKVMVKVPKKQSRCYKVTEPLRTLQAGWKAYYNQSIFFAGISLAFLYMTVLGFDCITTGYAYTQGLNGSVLSLLMGASAVSGICGTVAFTWVRKKCGLIRTGFISGVAQLLSLMLCVFSVFAPGSPMDLSVSPFQEVYAQVIGEKTLPMIESIEGILTIGNLTTTSPPSEEMLSRNYVSVSLLFAGVIAARVGLWSFDLTVTQLIQENVIESERGVINGVQNSMNYLLDLLHFIMVILAPNPEAFGLLVIISVSFVATGHMMYFYFAFKSLGPRLFLCCSPEQKVRTDGNPSPDNAI